Proteins found in one Venturia canescens isolate UGA chromosome 6, ASM1945775v1, whole genome shotgun sequence genomic segment:
- the LOC122412553 gene encoding uncharacterized protein: MMTAMARLPCKQQSSSTPTSQQHQSRHSNNNNNSNHFNEGRAYWGMQPTSRQPVPPPYVRNPSRQHADNTGKRKSAVELLQESKAFYVKSEIVLDRKQELKNSGHLQVAPSTAPSAPPRLLRKCGNPLACSIQQQQQQQIIQQSSVSPQLPNAAVTSACCWANCRDQDRPDGILSPQRTLPPALPPKSPRAIPVPQRRAISGPPGTTGGDQLQTKLRRLLNTDSKENVFFPDNSPNVLQSANVTIVRDHSFDKFRYSTASPSIGCRDEDRPVCNVPSDLRFKFGRSNSHSHTSGKANKKSTTSPPTEGSTVICHKSLPDLHTSARRRASLSPRASTKSFSKPTGSGREQHHQSTVNCPDCETSSDYSDHSFKRDSVCYRSSRHIRRSLGSGGGDASSVLSSGGRTQKSSGSSKLSHGATARDSGGSSGHCTHRSEPPPRIQDCWSHIRRDSGASTQHSTEKDRSRKGSSGSGNSASVIRNLSPDSDSSNSQTDYSPTCNTSRYSDGWKEGRGRPILRSKSDISDRYWRVSVENGRGLKVASRPARSVSQLENFFDRLGLDAEHYELITEPNSKTSSPVFFESVSSVDSALGLHPWTGNSQTANSGPQWQSNNCSTGMGNDEANQRVSDPPSIVERNARIIKWLCQCRKVQFGYS, from the exons ATGATGACTGCCATGGCGAGGCTGCCTTGTAAGCAGCAAAGTTCAAGCACCCCCACGAGTCAGCAACATCAATCCAGACacagcaataataataacaattctAATCATTTCAACGAAGGCAGAGCTTATTGGGGAATGCAACCAACGAGCAGACAACCTGTCCCTCCACCCTACGTGAGAAATCCGTCTCGACAACACGCTGACAATACCG gcaaaagaaagagcGCCGTTGAGCTGCTTCAGGAGTCCAAAGCGTTCTACGTCAAAAGTGAGATTGTTCTCGACCGTAAACAAGAGTTGAAAAACAGTGGACACTTACAAGTCGCACCGTCTACTGCTCCGAGCGCGCCGCCCCGACTGTTACGAAAATGTGGCAACCCTCTCGCGTGCAGCAttcaacaacagcagcagcaacaaatAATCCAACAAAGCTCCGTCTCGCCGCAACTGCCAAACGCCGCTGTAACGTCAGCCTGCTGTTGGGCCAATTGCCGAGATCAGGACAGAC ccGATGGTATTTTGAGCCCCCAACGAACACTGCCACCTGCGCTGCCACCGAAGAGTCCACGAGCGATACCGGTACCGCAGAGACGTGCCATTTCCGGTCCACCTGGTACGACCGGTGGTGATCAGTTGCAAACTAAATTACGAAGATTACTCAACACCGATAGCAAAGAGAACGTTTTCTTTCCGGACAATTCACCCAACGTTTTACAATCGGCCAACGTCACGATCGTTCGCGATCACTCCTTCGATAAATTTCGATATTCAACGGCAAGTCCGTCGATAGGTTGCCGCGACGAGGATAGGCCTGTG TGCAACGTACCGTCGGACCTGAGATTCAAATTCGGTCGGAGCAATTCACATTCTCACACGTCCGGCAAGGCCAACAAAAAGTCGACGACATCACCGCCCACGGAGGGCTCGACGGTCATATGTCACAAATCATTGCCGGATCTTCACACGAGTGCGCGACGACGTGCTTCACTCTCGCCAAGGGCCTCGACAAAATCGTTCTCAAAACCCACGGGATCCGGTCGCGAACAACACCACCAATCCACCGTCAATTGTCCCGATTGCGAAACGAGCTCGGATTACTCCGATCACAGTTTCAAACGCGACAGTGTCTGTTATCGGAG TTCACGTCACATCAGAAGATCTCTAGGATCAGGAGGCGGTGATGCAAGCAGTGTACTTTCCTCGGGTGGGAGAACACAAAAGTCCTCGGGTTCGAGTAAACTTAGTCATGGAGCAACAGCGAGAGACTCCGGTGGTTCATCAGGTCACTGCACTCATCGGAGCGAGCCGCCGCCACGAATACAA GATTGTTGGAGTCACATTAGACGAGATAGCGGAGCGTCAACCCAACATTCCACGGAAAAAGATCGATCGAGAAAAGGTAGTTCCGGAAGCGGCAATTCAGCCTCGGTCATCAGAAATTTAAGCCCCGATTCCGATAGCAGCAACAGCCAAACCGACTACAGCCCTACGTGCAACACGAGCAG gtATTCGGACGGATGGAAAGAGGGTCGTGGTCGTCCGATATTGCGTTCGAAATCGGACATAAGCGATCGCTATTGGCGAGTATCTGTCGAAAATGGTCGAGGTTTGAAAGTAGCATCCCGTCCAGCAAGATCGGTGAGCCAACTTGAGAATTTCTTTGATCGTTTGGGACTCGATGCGGAGCATTACGAGCTCATAACCGAGCCCAATTCGAAAACGTCATCGCCTGTGTTCTTCGAGAGTGTCAGCTCGGTTGATTCGGCACTCGGGCTTCATCCTTGGACAGGAAACAGCCAAACAGCGAACAGTGGACCACAGTGGCAGAGTAATAATTGTAGCACGGGTATGGGAAACGACGAGGCTAATCAGAGGGTGAGCGACCCGCCGAGTATCGTCGAGAGAAACGCCAGGATCATCAAGTGGCTTTGCCAATGTCGTAAAGTCCAATTTGGCTACAGTTAA